From a single Vitis vinifera cultivar Pinot Noir 40024 chromosome 18, ASM3070453v1 genomic region:
- the LOC100248845 gene encoding protein RADIALIS-like 3 — protein MASHAFSSSCYSSSSWTQKQNKLFEEALALYDKNTPDRWANIAKAVGGKSAEEVKRHYEILEQDVMHIENGQVPLPIYRSTGSSSGGSVDEQRHLLKNLKLR, from the exons ATGGCATCCCATGCTTTCTCCTCTTCATGTTATTCAAGCTCCTCTTGGACACAGAAGCAAAACAAACTATTTGAAGAAGCCCTGGCTCTGTACGACAAGAACACTCCTGACCGCTGGGCAAATATAGCCAAGGCTGTGGGTGGGAAATCTGCTGAGGAAGTAAAGAGACACTATGAGATCCTGGAACAGGATGTCATGCATATAGAAAACGGCCAAGTCCCTCTACCCATTTACAGGTCAACTGGGAGTAGCAGCGGAGGAAGTGTTGATGAACAAAG GCACTTGCTGAAGAATCTAAAGCTCCGTTGA
- the LOC100252348 gene encoding peroxiredoxin-2E-1, chloroplastic, whose product MAASVNNIAATFATAPIPSSSSSSSNQATFALSMSRKPISTSWNPHRSLHRSQKSFFINLYGPPGPPPPFQEISTARDPRLASISIGGKLPNATLSSLGPNGRVQNVDISSLAKGKKLLLVGVSAAFSPNCTRFVKRIEAMKGKSADLIACVAINDEFVMRAWGQHLGVGEKVMMLSDGRGELATALGLSTHIQNDVSAGSGLGVRSRRFCLAAVNGLITTVHLDDSDDYCISHATGRC is encoded by the coding sequence ATGGCTGCTTCTGTCAACAACATTGCAGCTACATTCGCCACAGCGCCAATTCCgtcatcctcttcttcttcttctaatcAAGCCACCTTTGCTCTTTCCATGTCGCGTAAACCCATTTCCACATCATGGAATCCTCACAGAAGTCTTCATCGGTCCCAAAAATCCTTTTTCATTAATCTCTATGGACCACCGGGCCCGCCGCCTCCCTTCCAAGAAATCTCCACAGCCAGAGACCCCAGACTCGCATCCATTTCCATAGGCGGGAAGCTCCCTAATGCGACTCTCTCCTCCCTCGGCCCAAACGGCAGGGTTCAAAACGTTGACATTTCGAGCCTCGCCAAGGGAAAGAAACTCCTTCTGGTGGGCGTCTCGGCCGCCTTCTCACCCAACTGCACTCGTTTCGTCAAACGGATTGAGGCAATGAAAGGGAAGAGCGCGGATTTGATAGCATGTGTGGCCATCAACGATGAATTCGTGATGAGGGCGTGGGGCCAACATCTTGGGGTTGGTGAGAAGGTGATGATGTTATCAGATGGGCGTGGAGAGTTAGCCACAGCACTTGGGCTGTCTACCCATATTCAGAATGATGTTAGCGCCGGTTCGGGATTGGGTGTACGGTCCAGGAGGTTTTGCTTAGCTGCTGTCAACGGCCTCATCACCACCGTTCACTTGGACGATTCTGATGATTACTGCATTTCTCACGCAACTGGACGGTGCTGA
- the LOC100247227 gene encoding zinc-finger homeodomain protein 6, with amino-acid sequence MELSKEMGFPPSSGYNPLASAGSGGGGDDHHNIDNGTTVFKPPQIPHHHPLLQQQQELNPQQQSLGQGCDPDPDPDPDPVHVAGVLAGATIASTIGGSNSKASVRYRECLKNHAANIGGNVVDGCGEFMPDGEEGTLEALMCAACNCHRNFHRKEVDGETIGRSAPHFHPLPPTLASPPYLHRQKFPKAFHAPPSTIIIPPMSMAFGTSIGATESSSEDLRAFDSNAGAAPPPPPPPPPSSLSKKRFRTKFTQEQKEKMLEYAEKVGWRMQKQYEEQVQQLCAEVGVKRQVFKVWMHNNKNTLKKQPQPQQQPPPL; translated from the coding sequence ATGGAACTGAGCAAGGAAATGGGATTTCCACCCTCCTCAGGCTATAACCCTCTGGCATCCGCGGGATCTGGAGGAGGAGGAGATGATCATCATAATATTGATAATGGCACTACCGTCTTCAAACCACCTCAAATCCCACACCATCATCCTCTTCTTCAACAACAACAAGAGCTGAATCCGCAACAGCAGTCACTCGGCCAGGGATGTGATCCAGATCCAGACCCAGACCCAGACCCAGTTCACGTCGCCGGCGTCCTTGCTGGTGCAACAATTGCGTCCACTATCGGCGGATCGAACTCCAAGGCCTCCGTTAGGTATAGAGAATGCCTCAAGAACCACGCAGCCAACATCGGCGGCAACGTCGTCGACGGCTGCGGGGAGTTCATGCCCGATGGAGAAGAAGGAACCCTAGAAGCTCTGATGTGTGCAGCTTGTAACTGCCACCGGAACTTCCACCGGAAAGAGGTCGACGGCGAGACCATCGGCAGGAGTGCACCTCACTTTCACCCACTCCCTCCAACTCTAGCATCTCCGCCATATCTGCACCGCCAAAAATTCCCAAAGGCCTTTCACGCACCCCCTTCAACAATCATCATCCCTCCCATGTCCATGGCTTTTGGGACGAGCATCGGCGCCACCGAGTCTTCAAGCGAGGATCTCAGAGCCTTCGACTCCAATGCCGGGGCAGCGCCACCTcctcctccccctccccctccctcGTCTCTGTCGAAGAAGCGGTTTAGGACGAAATTCACTCAGGAGCAGAAAGAGAAGATGCTGGAGTACGCAGAGAAGGTGGGGTGGAGAATGCAAAAGCAGTACGAAGAACAAGTTCAACAGCTTTGTGCCGAGGTTGGTGTAAAGAGACAGGTCTTCAAGGTTTGGATGCACAACAACAAGAACACCCTAAAGAAACAGCCACAGCCGCAGCAGCAACCCCCGCCATTGTAA